A stretch of the Streptomyces sp. NBC_01428 genome encodes the following:
- a CDS encoding DUF397 domain-containing protein encodes MDHDVFDLDDVYKGMADDVYNGMAATELDGVAWQKSRHSNSQGSCVEFARLPGGEVAVRNSRFPEGPALVYTRAEIEAMLLGIKDGEFDHLIAG; translated from the coding sequence GTGGACCACGACGTGTTCGACCTGGATGACGTGTACAAGGGCATGGCCGACGACGTGTACAACGGCATGGCCGCGACCGAACTCGACGGCGTGGCCTGGCAGAAGAGCCGGCACAGCAACTCGCAGGGTTCCTGCGTGGAGTTCGCGCGGCTGCCCGGCGGCGAGGTCGCGGTGCGGAACTCGCGGTTCCCCGAGGGGCCCGCGCTCGTCTACACCCGTGCCGAGATAGAGGCGATGCTCCTGGGCATCAAGGACGGCGAGTTCGACCATCTGATCGCCGGATGA
- a CDS encoding SRPBCC family protein gives MNPVPDDDLTTIRVDQFLPHPPAKVWRALTEPELLAGWQMPGSEDFRLEVGHRYTLTSVPRPNTNFSGSVDVRVLAFEPERMLSVRWADADGSGSVHWTITWTLEQEGRGTRLFLVHEGFDPDDPAQMMARTIMDGGWRSHVMRALGNALDRM, from the coding sequence ATGAACCCCGTTCCGGATGATGACCTCACGACGATCCGCGTCGACCAGTTCCTGCCGCATCCGCCGGCCAAGGTCTGGCGCGCCCTCACCGAGCCCGAGCTGCTGGCGGGGTGGCAGATGCCGGGCTCCGAGGACTTCCGGCTCGAAGTCGGCCACCGGTACACGCTGACGTCCGTGCCGCGCCCCAACACGAACTTCTCCGGCAGCGTCGACGTGCGCGTTCTCGCCTTCGAACCGGAGCGGATGCTGAGCGTCCGGTGGGCCGACGCGGACGGCTCCGGCTCTGTCCACTGGACCATCACATGGACACTGGAACAGGAAGGGCGCGGCACGCGTCTCTTCCTAGTACACGAGGGATTCGATCCGGACGATCCCGCACAGATGATGGCGCGCACGATCATGGACGGGGGTTGGAGGTCGCACGTGATGCGGGCTCTGGGGAACGCGCTGGACCGCATGTAG
- a CDS encoding ArsR/SmtB family transcription factor, producing MLFAALANGTRREVLRLLRERGPQPVQVLADHFAMRRPSLSEHLRVLREAGLVSEERAGRQRIYRLEAAPLADVQDWLHPYERFWRDRLKGLGDLLDRMSDDAGT from the coding sequence CTGCTCTTCGCCGCGCTCGCCAACGGCACCCGCCGCGAGGTGCTCCGGCTGCTGCGGGAGCGCGGGCCCCAGCCCGTCCAGGTGCTGGCCGACCACTTCGCCATGCGGCGCCCGAGCCTCTCGGAACACCTCCGGGTGCTCCGGGAGGCCGGCCTCGTCTCCGAGGAGCGCGCGGGCCGGCAGCGCATCTACCGCCTGGAGGCCGCCCCGCTGGCCGACGTCCAGGACTGGCTCCATCCGTACGAGCGGTTCTGGCGCGACAGGCTCAAGGGCCTCGGCGATCTCCTGGACCGCATGAGCGACGATGCCGGGACATGA
- a CDS encoding VOC family protein, protein MNITHASFVTLPVADQDRALRFYRDVLGFEVTADLEMPPGRWLQVAPAGAQTVFTLSGPGMGGFTPGGSRGIMLVTTDVDADCARLVAAGVAVEGPDDLPWGRMASFRDPDGNGLMLITEKALDTAS, encoded by the coding sequence ATGAACATCACCCACGCCTCCTTCGTCACGCTCCCCGTCGCCGACCAGGACCGGGCCCTGCGCTTCTACAGGGACGTCCTCGGTTTCGAGGTCACCGCCGACCTGGAGATGCCGCCCGGCCGCTGGCTCCAGGTGGCGCCCGCCGGGGCGCAGACGGTCTTCACGCTCTCGGGTCCGGGCATGGGCGGTTTCACGCCGGGCGGGAGCCGGGGGATCATGTTGGTCACGACCGACGTCGACGCCGACTGCGCTCGGCTCGTCGCCGCCGGGGTGGCGGTGGAGGGTCCGGACGACCTCCCCTGGGGCCGGATGGCCTCGTTCCGCGACCCGGACGGCAACGGTCTGATGCTGATCACGGAGAAGGCCCTCGACACGGCCTCGTAG
- a CDS encoding DUF4232 domain-containing protein, with protein sequence MRALPIAVTVLAAALALTSCDDGGSSGSGKSGDPAGSGAATQAATAACAIGDAGLQVGPANAATAAGDTGNVPVTLTNKGARCTLKGVPRLSVKAAAGSAAEIGADDSAQPEELTLAKGDTASFTITYVRGAEGDTKSLAAKTLTIGLPGGGATQDFPWSYGPVAGKGAAGAPNATVTPFQHAGD encoded by the coding sequence ATGCGCGCTCTGCCCATCGCCGTCACCGTCCTCGCGGCGGCCCTCGCCCTGACCTCCTGCGACGACGGCGGCTCCAGCGGCTCCGGGAAGTCCGGGGACCCGGCCGGCTCCGGTGCCGCGACGCAGGCCGCCACCGCGGCCTGCGCGATCGGCGACGCCGGTCTCCAGGTCGGCCCCGCGAACGCCGCGACGGCCGCCGGGGACACGGGCAACGTCCCGGTCACCCTCACCAACAAGGGTGCGCGCTGCACGCTGAAGGGTGTGCCCCGGCTCTCCGTGAAGGCGGCGGCCGGGAGCGCGGCGGAGATCGGCGCCGACGACTCCGCGCAGCCCGAGGAGCTGACCCTCGCCAAGGGGGACACCGCGTCCTTCACCATCACCTACGTGCGGGGCGCGGAGGGCGACACGAAGAGCCTCGCCGCCAAGACCCTGACGATCGGCCTCCCCGGCGGCGGTGCCACCCAGGACTTCCCTTGGTCCTACGGCCCGGTGGCGGGCAAGGGGGCGGCGGGTGCGCCGAACGCGACGGTGACGCCGTTCCAGCACGCCGGGGACTGA
- a CDS encoding DUF2786 domain-containing protein — translation MSTSSTVERAFEAALYADSDAALDTGASLLAADPASDAELARRGREFVTAAWRRGWQPADVVRLVRRDLDDLHVRLVTSLILQEQGGDGSPWGARWAAQLDELAGTPHEVRTDRFSHATAALELCRLLLRLPSIEPLETPHTAAPASAPRETRMLSRIRALLAKAEATGFPEEAEALSAKAQELMARHSIDEALLAARTHAKDGPGACRIGVEPPYETAKAVLLDAVAGANRCRAVWNDALGFSTLVGFEADLEAVELLYTSLLVQATGAMAKAEAAQRAGGRKRTKTFRQSFLAAYAHRIGDRLASVAEGQVTATAGELLPVLAARDVAVANHLDEMFPQTVTTRMRGITDEAGWHEGAAAADRAQVAPHPHLPKNPDHPR, via the coding sequence TGCTCGCGGCCGACCCGGCGTCCGACGCCGAACTCGCGCGGCGAGGGCGGGAGTTCGTCACGGCGGCCTGGCGGCGCGGCTGGCAGCCCGCCGACGTCGTACGGCTCGTACGGCGCGACCTGGACGACCTCCACGTACGCCTGGTCACCTCCCTGATCCTCCAGGAGCAGGGCGGCGACGGTTCACCGTGGGGCGCGCGCTGGGCCGCGCAGCTCGACGAGCTGGCCGGCACGCCGCACGAGGTCCGCACCGACCGTTTCTCCCACGCCACCGCGGCCCTGGAACTCTGCCGTCTGCTCCTGCGCCTGCCGTCCATCGAGCCGCTGGAGACCCCGCACACGGCGGCTCCCGCCTCCGCCCCGCGCGAGACGCGCATGCTCAGCCGTATCCGCGCCCTCCTCGCCAAGGCGGAGGCGACCGGCTTCCCGGAGGAGGCGGAGGCGCTGAGCGCCAAGGCGCAGGAGCTGATGGCGCGGCACAGCATCGACGAGGCGCTGCTCGCGGCCCGGACCCACGCGAAGGACGGGCCCGGCGCCTGCCGCATCGGTGTGGAGCCGCCGTACGAGACGGCCAAGGCGGTGCTCCTGGACGCGGTGGCCGGGGCCAACCGCTGCCGCGCCGTGTGGAACGACGCCCTCGGTTTCTCGACCCTGGTCGGTTTCGAGGCCGACCTGGAGGCCGTCGAACTCCTCTACACCTCGCTCCTCGTGCAGGCCACGGGGGCGATGGCCAAGGCCGAGGCGGCCCAGCGGGCGGGAGGGCGCAAGCGTACGAAGACCTTCCGGCAGTCGTTCCTCGCCGCGTACGCGCACCGCATCGGCGACCGGCTCGCCTCGGTCGCCGAGGGGCAGGTGACCGCGACGGCGGGGGAGCTGCTGCCCGTGCTCGCGGCCCGTGACGTGGCGGTGGCCAACCATCTGGACGAGATGTTCCCGCAGACCGTGACGACCCGGATGCGTGGAATCACCGACGAGGCCGGCTGGCACGAGGGCGCCGCAGCAGCCGACCGAGCCCAGGTCGCCCCCCACCCCCACCTCCCGAAAAACCCCGACCACCCCCGATGA